A portion of the Stigmatella aurantiaca DW4/3-1 genome contains these proteins:
- a CDS encoding uracil-DNA glycosylase produces the protein MQRGLCKQLGGYVAFNVNDFVARVSKVQVSHHFNPYRDTCPEHDTPEAPQVRQANLRAYLQALQQFPIKAAWIGQDFGYLGGRRTGLPLTDEMRLSSFEKLYKTAPLKKATWTEAARESTALEAWKLLPTYSSHPPLLWNVVPLHPYEPGDSMSNVPFSRAAAQQCLPFLAELLNQFSPHVVIAVGRLAEDALTQLGVPTIYVRHPSHAGQRKFQEGIQKFMKF, from the coding sequence ATGCAGCGAGGGCTGTGCAAACAGTTAGGGGGGTACGTGGCATTCAACGTCAACGACTTCGTGGCGCGCGTGAGCAAGGTGCAGGTCTCGCACCATTTCAACCCGTACCGCGACACGTGCCCTGAGCATGACACGCCGGAGGCACCCCAGGTGCGCCAGGCGAATCTGCGGGCCTATCTTCAGGCGCTCCAACAGTTTCCCATCAAGGCTGCCTGGATAGGCCAGGACTTCGGCTATCTCGGCGGACGGCGGACGGGGCTCCCTCTGACCGATGAGATGCGCCTCTCCTCCTTCGAAAAGCTCTACAAGACCGCTCCTTTGAAGAAGGCGACGTGGACGGAGGCGGCGCGGGAATCCACTGCGTTGGAGGCCTGGAAGTTGCTACCCACGTACTCCTCCCATCCTCCGCTTCTCTGGAACGTGGTTCCCCTACATCCCTATGAGCCAGGCGATTCCATGTCCAATGTGCCATTCAGCCGGGCCGCCGCCCAACAATGCCTTCCGTTCTTGGCAGAGCTACTGAATCAATTCTCCCCTCACGTGGTCATTGCAGTAGGTAGGCTTGCGGAGGATGCACTCACGCAGTTGGGAGTCCCGACCATCTACGTACGCCATCCGAGCCATGCTGGGCAGCGTAAGTTCCAGGAGGGTATTCAGAAGTTCATGAAGTTCTGA
- a CDS encoding phosphotransferase, which produces MSELTAVEVSYDLLEKPRREAIQASAQHLLKEIDRPKAIHEKTLSLREYIWPALDAYGHDQSLPHDYELSLLPLSRIGAEQGFSGSSILLGYFKHKKNTSLFPSQPMVIKLREKCPTAFGKLSELRDELHRAERLRPYISYHKSQYALPLHISDDLPGMGYQVLWSPFALTDLVQRHQSGLSFLEAPDLRQLLKIKKGGEPSEESLKKALKVVESAFQIMGPLHKRDGTARSVSTSFHKEYEPYLRKLGEGWGSSWREIWGTQQKTSDFNICWVNPFWVLSELMARNNVLLRLGAIHGDLHPGNILYATPERPFLIDFGWADDNAHIAKDFVLLECNLRFIYFPADVSFSEVRRFAQMNAQDVAWPEDLNKRFKPRFDVIQSLRKAFLDAHGVKVDWMTEYVIPLFLVSMGLLRYVDQYTNQVAARLTVLELAQYINDNYLLQVE; this is translated from the coding sequence ATGTCCGAGCTGACTGCAGTGGAAGTCTCGTATGACCTTCTCGAAAAGCCACGCCGCGAGGCCATCCAGGCTTCCGCACAGCACTTACTTAAGGAGATAGACCGGCCCAAGGCAATTCATGAGAAAACCCTGAGCTTGCGCGAGTACATCTGGCCAGCACTGGATGCCTACGGACATGACCAAAGTCTGCCTCATGATTACGAGCTCAGTCTGTTGCCTCTAAGTAGGATTGGTGCTGAGCAGGGCTTCTCTGGGAGCAGCATTCTCTTAGGGTATTTCAAGCATAAGAAGAACACCAGCCTCTTCCCCTCTCAACCCATGGTCATCAAACTGCGGGAGAAGTGCCCCACAGCGTTCGGCAAGCTCTCCGAGCTTCGGGATGAGCTTCACCGCGCAGAGCGATTGAGGCCTTATATCTCCTACCACAAGAGTCAGTATGCGCTTCCCCTGCACATCTCTGACGATCTTCCCGGAATGGGCTACCAGGTGCTTTGGTCTCCTTTTGCGTTGACAGATCTGGTTCAACGCCACCAGTCGGGTCTCAGCTTTCTAGAGGCCCCTGATCTTCGTCAGCTTCTGAAGATCAAAAAGGGAGGGGAGCCCTCTGAGGAGTCATTGAAAAAGGCCCTGAAGGTGGTTGAGAGCGCCTTTCAAATCATGGGTCCTCTTCATAAGCGAGATGGAACGGCTCGTTCTGTATCGACTTCATTCCACAAGGAATACGAACCCTATTTGAGAAAGCTCGGAGAGGGCTGGGGCAGTTCCTGGAGGGAGATATGGGGAACTCAGCAAAAAACTTCGGACTTCAATATCTGCTGGGTCAATCCCTTCTGGGTTCTCAGCGAGCTAATGGCTCGGAACAACGTTTTATTGCGCCTTGGTGCAATTCATGGCGACCTGCACCCAGGGAATATTCTCTATGCCACGCCCGAGCGCCCATTTTTGATCGATTTTGGATGGGCTGATGACAATGCCCACATTGCCAAGGACTTCGTTCTTTTGGAGTGTAATCTGCGGTTCATCTACTTCCCTGCCGACGTTTCATTCTCGGAAGTGCGGCGTTTTGCTCAGATGAATGCCCAGGATGTCGCATGGCCGGAGGATTTGAATAAGCGATTCAAGCCGCGATTCGATGTGATTCAGTCACTCAGAAAAGCATTCCTTGATGCGCACGGAGTCAAGGTGGACTGGATGACGGAGTACGTCATTCCGCTGTTCCTGGTGTCCATGGGGCTGCTACGCTACGTGGATCAGTACACCAACCAGGTGGCGGCGCGCCTGACCGTCCTGGAACTCGCCCAGTATATCAACGATAACTATCTGTTGCAGGTGGAGTAG
- a CDS encoding nucleoside triphosphate pyrophosphohydrolase family protein — protein sequence MDLREYQRRAQETDRNPSNAEEGLIVPLLGLAGEVGTLLSDYKKKLRDRDTYRLFKENVAEELGDILWYVANVATKFGLELDEIARLNLKKTRERFLREDTSECTSPYSFFDDGFPAEEQLPRQFSVEFTQQMQGKTATVFLKWEGHIIGNRLTDNAYADDGYRFHDVFHLSYAAFLGWSPVMRKLMDRKRRSQPKVDEVEDGGRSAVIEEGISAYVFSYAVDHDFLQNSRALDDELLRTIKKLTTNLEVRERSPAQWEQAILMGYRVWRNMRTHEGGRVHVDMLKRTLTYSTCNR from the coding sequence ATGGACCTGCGGGAGTACCAACGACGGGCGCAAGAGACAGACCGGAACCCCTCTAACGCCGAGGAAGGACTCATCGTCCCCCTGCTGGGCTTGGCCGGCGAGGTAGGCACGCTGCTATCGGACTATAAGAAGAAGCTGCGGGACCGAGACACGTACCGCCTCTTCAAGGAGAACGTTGCCGAGGAGCTGGGAGACATCCTCTGGTACGTCGCCAACGTCGCAACGAAGTTTGGCCTGGAGCTTGACGAGATTGCGCGGCTCAACCTCAAGAAGACCCGGGAGCGATTCCTGCGCGAGGACACCTCCGAGTGCACGAGTCCCTACTCATTCTTCGATGACGGCTTTCCTGCCGAGGAACAACTCCCTCGTCAATTCTCCGTGGAGTTCACCCAACAGATGCAGGGGAAGACGGCCACCGTCTTCCTGAAGTGGGAGGGACACATCATTGGCAACCGCCTGACCGACAATGCCTACGCGGACGATGGCTACCGCTTCCACGACGTCTTCCACCTGTCCTATGCGGCGTTCCTCGGCTGGTCACCCGTCATGCGTAAGTTGATGGACCGCAAGCGTCGGAGCCAGCCGAAGGTAGATGAAGTGGAAGACGGGGGACGTTCCGCAGTCATCGAGGAAGGCATCTCCGCCTACGTCTTCTCCTATGCGGTGGACCATGACTTCTTGCAGAACAGTAGAGCCCTCGACGACGAATTGCTTCGCACCATAAAGAAGCTGACGACCAACCTTGAGGTCCGTGAGCGCTCGCCCGCTCAATGGGAGCAGGCCATCCTAATGGGCTACCGTGTCTGGCGTAATATGCGTACACATGAGGGTGGGAGGGTGCATGTCGATATGCTCAAGCGGACGCTGACCTACTCCACCTGCAACAGATAG
- a CDS encoding nucleotide kinase domain-containing protein, which yields MRPAQTAKRGKGHPAKLYVFEGVNRSKRAAVAEAFAHALTQRGVNCIYLPCQKGSALVSNEAQPVVKGGKSRGQAASAEPIIEQLVDAFSRMICAVKGAPPALASNTCVVTDSFWWSTAVDGQARGVPSRLLKRLIEFERKFWEERAAPHAIFMLYPAKQDQGGVSQLGQGGVERSYQTLAEDNGTVYCIRHLEDGSSAEELAAKALSLAPEALLREIPTETPLVLKRHEQRPVEQLGFTFTPNPAPKYEPRSLIQCLPQALRPTPVFETYWRFAAERQEVFFRRLEGTPPPWTEDPILSEYRFTNAYRAADRVSQYLIRNVTYRGDQTAENIFFRTLLFKLFNKIDTWKLLEAEVGEISFADYDFEHYERVLSRAMEREERIYSAAYVMPAASGFDHPRKHGTHLRLLEYMMKERVPLRMQEARNLRTAFEILRSYPMMGDFLAYQYVTDLNYSAAYDFEEDFIVPGPGARDGIRKCFGDLGGITESQVIEYVTRMQDEAFEALGLRFRSLWGRKLHLIDCQNLFCEVDKYARVAHPEIQGISGRTRIKQHYRHDPGRIDYWFPPKWGLNERIAAESSQGELSNGLK from the coding sequence ATGCGGCCAGCACAGACAGCGAAGAGGGGAAAGGGACATCCGGCGAAGCTGTATGTCTTCGAGGGAGTCAACCGGAGCAAGCGGGCGGCGGTAGCCGAGGCATTCGCTCACGCGCTCACGCAACGAGGCGTCAATTGCATCTATCTCCCCTGCCAGAAAGGCTCAGCGCTTGTTTCCAATGAGGCTCAGCCTGTTGTCAAGGGTGGCAAATCCCGTGGGCAAGCTGCCAGCGCGGAGCCCATCATCGAGCAGCTGGTTGATGCCTTCTCACGAATGATTTGTGCGGTGAAGGGTGCCCCTCCCGCCCTTGCATCCAACACGTGTGTAGTGACAGATAGCTTTTGGTGGTCCACAGCGGTGGACGGCCAGGCGCGAGGCGTGCCCTCCCGCCTGCTAAAGCGGCTCATCGAGTTCGAACGTAAGTTCTGGGAAGAGCGGGCCGCACCGCATGCAATCTTCATGTTGTACCCGGCGAAACAGGATCAGGGGGGAGTCTCCCAGCTCGGCCAGGGCGGAGTGGAGCGCAGCTACCAGACGCTCGCGGAGGATAACGGGACCGTCTACTGCATCCGCCACTTGGAAGACGGCTCCTCTGCCGAGGAGCTGGCCGCGAAGGCCCTTTCACTCGCACCGGAAGCCCTCTTGAGGGAAATCCCCACCGAGACGCCGCTCGTCTTGAAAAGGCACGAGCAGCGCCCAGTCGAGCAGCTCGGCTTCACCTTCACGCCCAATCCCGCACCGAAGTATGAGCCTCGCTCCCTGATTCAGTGTCTCCCTCAGGCTTTGCGGCCGACACCGGTGTTCGAGACATATTGGCGGTTTGCCGCCGAGCGTCAGGAAGTCTTCTTCCGGCGGCTGGAAGGCACTCCGCCTCCGTGGACCGAAGACCCCATCCTTTCAGAGTACCGCTTCACCAACGCCTACCGAGCGGCGGACCGTGTCAGCCAGTACCTCATCCGGAACGTCACCTACCGAGGCGATCAGACCGCAGAGAATATCTTTTTCCGGACGCTCCTGTTCAAGCTCTTCAACAAAATCGATACGTGGAAGCTGCTCGAGGCGGAGGTGGGAGAAATCTCCTTCGCGGATTATGACTTTGAGCATTATGAGCGGGTGCTCTCTCGGGCAATGGAGAGGGAAGAGCGCATTTACTCCGCCGCCTATGTCATGCCGGCCGCCTCTGGCTTCGATCACCCCCGCAAGCATGGCACCCACCTGCGCTTGCTCGAGTACATGATGAAGGAGCGCGTGCCGCTGCGCATGCAGGAAGCCAGGAACCTGCGGACGGCCTTCGAAATTCTGCGCTCGTATCCGATGATGGGTGACTTCCTCGCTTACCAGTATGTGACGGACCTCAACTACAGCGCGGCCTACGACTTCGAGGAAGACTTTATCGTCCCCGGACCGGGAGCACGCGATGGAATCCGCAAGTGTTTCGGAGACCTCGGAGGGATAACGGAGTCTCAGGTCATCGAGTATGTCACACGCATGCAAGATGAGGCCTTCGAGGCGCTGGGCCTGCGCTTCCGCTCCCTGTGGGGCCGCAAGCTGCACCTCATCGACTGCCAGAACCTTTTCTGTGAGGTTGATAAATACGCTCGTGTCGCCCATCCGGAGATTCAGGGAATCAGCGGCCGGACGCGCATCAAGCAACATTACCGTCATGACCCAGGCAGGATAGACTACTGGTTTCCTCCCAAATGGGGGCTGAACGAGCGCATCGCTGCGGAGTCGAGCCAGGGGGAGCTGAGCAACGGACTCAAGTGA
- the tnpA gene encoding IS66 family insertion sequence element accessory protein TnpA, which translates to MVDIEMWKKRVEDWRASGQSAGEYCKSQEFTAGTLYRWSSRLAEAAREEVEGAIPLVRLVRGTQPKPPQPVEAAAQSVAVIIEVKGARVLVPPGAQVATVGVALEALGADGRSGA; encoded by the coding sequence ATGGTAGACATCGAGATGTGGAAGAAGCGAGTGGAGGACTGGCGCGCCAGCGGGCAGAGCGCCGGGGAGTACTGCAAGAGCCAGGAGTTTACGGCAGGCACGCTCTACCGGTGGTCCAGTCGACTGGCCGAGGCAGCACGGGAGGAAGTGGAAGGTGCAATCCCCCTGGTGAGGTTGGTGCGCGGCACCCAGCCCAAGCCTCCGCAGCCCGTAGAGGCCGCGGCGCAGTCGGTGGCGGTCATCATCGAAGTGAAGGGCGCACGAGTGCTGGTGCCGCCTGGAGCACAGGTAGCGACAGTCGGGGTGGCGCTGGAGGCGCTCGGAGCCGACGGACGGAGCGGGGCGTAA
- the tnpB gene encoding IS66 family insertion sequence element accessory protein TnpB (TnpB, as the term is used for proteins encoded by IS66 family insertion elements, is considered an accessory protein, since TnpC, encoded by a neighboring gene, is a DDE family transposase.), producing MIPHGVEIFVGLEPIDLRWGFERLSGLVETRLERPARSGALCVFFGRRRTALKVLFYDGTGLCLFYKRLDTGCFQVPQGLEEGATHLVVEEHVLEELLDGLRVEAPRRGPRPH from the coding sequence ATGATTCCGCACGGCGTGGAGATCTTCGTCGGGCTGGAGCCCATCGATTTGCGCTGGGGATTCGAGCGGCTGAGCGGGCTGGTGGAGACGCGACTGGAGCGCCCGGCGCGCAGTGGAGCCTTGTGCGTGTTTTTCGGCAGGAGGCGCACGGCGCTCAAGGTGCTCTTCTACGATGGGACAGGGCTGTGCCTGTTCTACAAGCGACTGGACACCGGCTGCTTCCAGGTGCCCCAAGGGCTTGAGGAGGGAGCCACCCACCTGGTGGTGGAGGAGCACGTGCTGGAGGAGTTGCTGGACGGGCTGCGCGTGGAGGCGCCGCGTCGAGGTCCTCGCCCGCATTGA
- a CDS encoding transposase: MKTECTPKQVEFDSVGRRQLVAAFDGEHISSDGGLTLLHQVDQRFGLMRQFAECFKDMRRPEWLKHTVEELVRQRVFGIACGYEDLVDHQTLRNDPLLAAVVGKEEPQKQPLASPSTLNRLELTPADATAQARYRKVVYDSRAIEDFFVDAFLDGIRCMSPVWRS, encoded by the coding sequence GTGAAAACAGAGTGTACCCCGAAGCAGGTGGAGTTCGACAGCGTTGGAAGGAGGCAATTGGTGGCGGCGTTTGACGGGGAGCACATCTCGTCGGATGGAGGGCTGACGCTGTTGCACCAGGTGGACCAGCGCTTCGGGCTGATGCGACAGTTCGCTGAGTGCTTCAAGGACATGAGAAGGCCGGAGTGGCTCAAGCACACGGTGGAAGAGCTCGTCCGTCAGCGTGTTTTCGGCATCGCGTGCGGCTACGAGGACCTGGTGGACCACCAGACGCTGAGAAACGACCCGCTGCTTGCAGCCGTGGTGGGCAAGGAGGAGCCTCAGAAGCAGCCTTTGGCCAGCCCGAGCACCCTCAACCGGCTGGAGCTGACGCCCGCGGACGCCACCGCGCAGGCGCGCTACCGCAAGGTGGTCTACGACAGCCGGGCCATTGAGGACTTCTTCGTGGATGCGTTCCTGGATGGTATCCGCTGCATGAGCCCCGTCTGGCGGAGCTGA
- the tnpA gene encoding IS66 family insertion sequence element accessory protein TnpA: MANAEQWKKRVADWRASGLSAAEYCKGQEFTTGPLYRWSSRLAEAAGGEASPLVRLVRGTQPPATAEAAPRAAQVIIEVQGARVLVPPGADVATVGMVLAALGVADRSVAR; the protein is encoded by the coding sequence ATGGCAAACGCGGAGCAGTGGAAGAAGCGAGTAGCGGACTGGCGCGCCAGCGGGCTGAGCGCGGCGGAGTATTGCAAGGGCCAGGAGTTCACGACGGGCCCGCTGTACCGGTGGTCCAGTCGGCTGGCGGAGGCAGCGGGTGGAGAGGCGAGCCCTCTGGTGCGACTGGTGCGCGGCACGCAGCCCCCGGCTACCGCCGAGGCCGCGCCGCGAGCCGCCCAGGTCATCATCGAAGTGCAAGGCGCACGTGTCCTGGTTCCTCCTGGCGCGGACGTTGCGACGGTGGGGATGGTGCTGGCGGCGCTCGGGGTGGCAGACCGGAGCGTGGCGCGATGA
- the tnpB gene encoding IS66 family insertion sequence element accessory protein TnpB (TnpB, as the term is used for proteins encoded by IS66 family insertion elements, is considered an accessory protein, since TnpC, encoded by a neighboring gene, is a DDE family transposase.), translating into MIPHGVEIFVGLQPIDLRWGFERLAGLVEERLGRPTRSGALFVFFGKRRTALKVLFYDGTGLCLFYKRLDSGCFQVPAGLAEGAQSLAVEEHVLEELLDGLRVEAPTRGPRPH; encoded by the coding sequence ATGATTCCGCACGGCGTCGAAATCTTCGTCGGGCTTCAGCCCATCGACTTGCGCTGGGGGTTCGAGCGGCTGGCGGGGCTGGTGGAGGAGCGGCTGGGCCGCCCGACGCGCAGCGGGGCGCTCTTCGTCTTCTTCGGCAAGCGGCGCACCGCGCTCAAGGTGCTCTTTTACGACGGCACGGGGCTGTGCCTTTTCTACAAGCGTCTGGACTCGGGCTGCTTCCAAGTGCCCGCCGGGCTGGCGGAGGGCGCCCAAAGCCTGGCGGTGGAGGAGCACGTGCTGGAGGAGTTGCTGGACGGGCTGCGCGTCGAGGCGCCGACTCGCGGCCCTCGCCCGCATTGA
- the tnpA gene encoding IS66 family insertion sequence element accessory protein TnpA: MFRAQEAEGISLWAFCQRHGLSYARVRFWQQRRSREQQPLSLVPVRVSGAALPDESGAGGLEMEVSGVRVQVREGASQELISRVVRALKESTAC; this comes from the coding sequence GTGTTCCGAGCGCAGGAGGCCGAGGGCATTTCTCTGTGGGCATTCTGCCAGCGGCACGGGCTATCCTATGCACGGGTCCGGTTCTGGCAGCAGCGGCGCAGCCGCGAGCAGCAGCCGTTGTCCTTGGTTCCCGTGAGAGTGAGCGGGGCAGCGCTGCCGGATGAGAGTGGCGCGGGCGGCCTCGAGATGGAGGTGTCGGGAGTCCGCGTCCAGGTACGAGAGGGAGCCAGTCAGGAGCTGATTTCGCGGGTGGTGCGAGCGCTCAAGGAGAGCACGGCATGCTGA
- the tnpB gene encoding IS66 family insertion sequence element accessory protein TnpB (TnpB, as the term is used for proteins encoded by IS66 family insertion elements, is considered an accessory protein, since TnpC, encoded by a neighboring gene, is a DDE family transposase.) translates to MLRLPESVRIFVASAPTDMRKQADGLSALVKGVLGAEPRSGHLFVFFNRGKDIIRILFWDSNGFCVVSKRLEAGRFRVPEVAEGQASVSLEAKQLVEVLSLVEAARARRRPVH, encoded by the coding sequence ATGCTGAGACTGCCGGAGTCGGTGCGAATCTTCGTGGCCAGCGCGCCCACGGACATGCGCAAGCAAGCCGATGGGCTGTCCGCGCTGGTGAAGGGCGTGCTGGGAGCAGAGCCGCGTTCCGGTCACCTCTTCGTGTTCTTCAACCGGGGCAAGGACATCATCCGTATCCTGTTCTGGGACAGCAACGGCTTCTGCGTGGTGAGCAAGCGTCTGGAGGCGGGACGCTTCCGGGTGCCGGAGGTGGCTGAGGGCCAAGCCTCGGTGAGCCTGGAGGCCAAGCAACTGGTGGAGGTGCTCTCGCTGGTGGAAGCGGCGCGTGCGCGTCGGCGTCCGGTGCACTGA
- the tnpC gene encoding IS66 family transposase, with protein MTTPATVADEAGELEREQQAPSELEGVRAYVLRLLEQGQGLQAIEMLVDLLARLQEAHTSTAQRLKEALRQLDGRRSEKTPANELQLLLSFLSAEGAAPTVSETTQQTPPSPSAPSFASGSADGTGNKPPPRRQAPRGAQALPAHLERREVVVPVPPEQRACPSCGQQRTPMGEEVSQRLELEPARFFVQVEKRPKLSCTRCKEGVVCAPAAEAPLPGALPGPGLLAQLLVGKYRDGLPLHRQQAIFDKRYGVKLPPSTLGDWLAGACDVLPPLVQRLKQKTLQDFLVQTDDTGLRVLDKDDPRGIKRGHLWPYVGEGGNLFVEYTPDWSGEGPQKILSARQGYIQADGYAGYDALFTATSPRTEVACWMHARRGFEKAFRAGEPRAALVLSHIQQLYAVEREATERGLSPQQRGQLRLEKSASVYTDTFALLEQLKPQVAPKTPLGKAITYAQNRYLPLGRFLEDGRLPLDNGEVERLIRLIAIGRNNYLFAGSDAAGQRAALAYTLVLSCYRLGMDPWAYLRDVLPKLGDTRFPAARLAELLPEAWLQQQRQQM; from the coding sequence ATGACGACGCCCGCGACAGTAGCTGATGAGGCCGGTGAGCTGGAGAGGGAGCAGCAGGCTCCCAGTGAGCTTGAAGGCGTGCGCGCCTACGTGTTGAGGCTGTTGGAGCAGGGCCAGGGCCTCCAGGCCATTGAGATGTTGGTGGACCTCCTGGCCCGGCTGCAGGAGGCGCACACCTCCACGGCGCAGCGGCTCAAGGAGGCGCTCCGCCAGCTGGACGGGCGCCGCAGTGAGAAGACGCCGGCCAACGAGCTCCAGTTGCTGTTGTCCTTCCTGAGCGCGGAGGGCGCTGCGCCCACGGTCTCCGAAACGACGCAGCAGACACCGCCCTCGCCGTCGGCCCCGTCCTTTGCCTCGGGTTCTGCGGACGGCACGGGTAACAAGCCGCCGCCCCGCCGACAGGCTCCTCGTGGGGCTCAGGCCCTGCCGGCGCACCTGGAGCGGCGCGAGGTGGTGGTGCCCGTCCCCCCCGAGCAGAGAGCCTGCCCCAGCTGTGGCCAGCAGCGCACTCCCATGGGCGAGGAAGTCAGCCAGCGGCTGGAGTTGGAGCCGGCGCGCTTCTTCGTCCAGGTGGAGAAGCGGCCCAAGCTCTCCTGCACCCGGTGCAAGGAGGGTGTCGTCTGTGCGCCAGCCGCCGAAGCCCCGCTGCCGGGTGCCTTGCCGGGCCCCGGCCTGCTGGCCCAACTGCTGGTGGGCAAGTACCGAGATGGGCTGCCGCTGCATCGCCAGCAGGCCATTTTCGACAAGCGCTACGGAGTGAAGCTGCCGCCCTCCACACTGGGAGACTGGCTGGCCGGGGCATGCGACGTACTGCCTCCCCTGGTGCAGCGGCTCAAGCAGAAAACCCTCCAGGACTTCCTCGTCCAGACGGACGACACGGGCCTGCGCGTGCTGGACAAGGACGACCCGCGCGGCATCAAACGCGGCCACCTCTGGCCCTACGTCGGCGAGGGCGGCAACCTCTTCGTCGAGTACACTCCTGACTGGAGTGGGGAGGGCCCCCAGAAAATCCTCTCGGCGCGTCAGGGCTACATTCAGGCCGACGGCTACGCGGGTTATGACGCCCTGTTCACTGCCACCTCTCCCCGCACGGAGGTGGCGTGCTGGATGCACGCTCGGCGCGGCTTCGAGAAGGCTTTCCGGGCAGGAGAGCCTCGCGCCGCTCTGGTGCTTTCCCACATTCAGCAGTTGTACGCCGTCGAGCGCGAAGCCACCGAGCGCGGGCTGTCTCCCCAACAGCGCGGCCAACTGCGCCTGGAGAAAAGCGCCTCCGTCTACACAGACACCTTCGCCCTGCTGGAACAGCTCAAGCCCCAGGTGGCTCCCAAAACTCCGCTGGGCAAGGCCATCACCTACGCCCAGAACCGGTATCTCCCCCTCGGCCGCTTCCTCGAGGACGGTCGCCTGCCGCTGGACAACGGGGAGGTGGAGCGCCTCATCCGGCTGATTGCCATCGGCCGCAACAACTACCTGTTCGCTGGCAGCGACGCCGCAGGTCAACGCGCAGCTCTCGCTTACACCCTGGTGCTCAGCTGTTACCGGCTCGGCATGGACCCGTGGGCCTACCTGCGCGACGTGTTGCCCAAGCTGGGCGACACCCGCTTCCCGGCCGCACGCCTCGCGGAGCTCTTGCCTGAGGCCTGGCTCCAGCAGCAACGCCAGCAGATGTAG
- a CDS encoding ISL3 family transposase, translated as MTSLYSIPGCHVERVARSGSAQALLTVRSESVGAQCPSCKSRSTAPHSTYVRHPTDLLCAGRPVQLELRVRRFYCRNPECSRRTFTEPVSRLLAARARRTRRLATAQCAVGMTAGAEAGARLLKPLAMPASPDTLRKPPVLLRSHEYLGGGTPER; from the coding sequence ATGACATCGTTGTATTCGATACCGGGCTGCCACGTAGAGCGAGTGGCGCGCAGCGGCTCCGCCCAAGCCCTCCTGACAGTGCGTTCCGAGTCCGTGGGCGCGCAGTGCCCCTCCTGCAAGAGTCGCAGCACCGCGCCCCACAGCACCTACGTCCGGCACCCCACCGATCTGCTATGCGCAGGGCGCCCAGTTCAGCTTGAGCTGCGGGTGCGCCGCTTCTACTGCCGCAATCCAGAGTGCTCTCGGCGCACCTTTACCGAGCCAGTGTCCCGCCTTTTGGCGGCTCGGGCTCGGCGGACACGACGGCTGGCCACAGCCCAGTGTGCGGTGGGCATGACAGCCGGGGCCGAAGCGGGGGCCAGGCTTCTCAAGCCCCTGGCGATGCCTGCCAGCCCCGATACGCTCCGTAAGCCACCGGTCCTGCTCAGGTCGCATGAGTACCTTGGGGGTGGTACCCCTGAGCGGTGA
- a CDS encoding helix-turn-helix domain-containing protein encodes MVRTLVRPAAPPLLTVREVAAELAVCRATVYALLERGELERVWVGGSIRIPVASLEALLARGRR; translated from the coding sequence GTGGTGCGGACCTTGGTGCGGCCAGCGGCCCCGCCGCTGCTCACGGTGCGCGAGGTGGCGGCGGAACTGGCCGTCTGCCGGGCCACGGTCTATGCGCTCTTGGAGCGCGGAGAATTGGAGCGGGTGTGGGTGGGAGGCTCCATCCGCATTCCAGTGGCGTCGCTTGAGGCGCTTCTCGCCCGGGGGCGGCGCTGA